One part of the Quercus lobata isolate SW786 chromosome 7, ValleyOak3.0 Primary Assembly, whole genome shotgun sequence genome encodes these proteins:
- the LOC115951896 gene encoding uncharacterized protein LOC115951896, protein MKENKNEHVLNQNQNQNQDHDQDQEQDQNHIPTNDMKRKRKRRCLMALGIPLILIFLLFIIILILALTVFKTKSPNTKLVSASLDGVAPSVSLPAAQIELNITIDIKILVKNPNHVSFKHGQGKSYLLYQGNQVGEADIYPGKIPATGSTTVPYRLTLEADELASNLSFITDVIGGQLVMQANTRIPGRINFLGIYKKHVVVVSECQLRIAVLAMNITDKACKDKTN, encoded by the coding sequence atgaaagaaaacaagaatGAGCATGTCctaaaccaaaaccaaaaccaaaaccaagacCATGATCAAGACCAAGAACAAGACCAAAACCATATCCCCACCAATGACATGAAACGAAAGAGAAAACGCCGATGTCTTATGGCATTAGGTATACCACTAATCTTGATCTTCCTGCTATTCATCATTATCTTGATATTAGCCCTGACCGTGTTTAAGACGAAATCACCAAACACCAAGCTCGTCTCCGCCTCTCTTGACGGCGTTGCTCCTAGTGTCTCATTACCTGCCGCTCAGATTGAACTCAACATCACCATTGACATCAAGATCCTTGTCAAGAACCCAAACCACGTCAGCTTCAAGCACGGCCAAGGCAAGAGTTACTTGTTATATCAAGGAAATCAGGTGGGAGAGGCTGATATATACCCTGGTAAGATTCCTGCAACGGGTTCCACCACAGTTCCATATAGGCTTACGCTCGAGGCGGATGAGCTAGCTTCCAATTTAAGTTTTATCACTGATGTAATAGGGGGCCAACTCGTTATGCAAGCAAATACCAGAATTCCGGGCAGGATTAACTTCTTAGGGATTTACAAAAAACACGTCGTCGTTGTATCTGAATGCCAACTGCGGATCGCTGTTCTAGCCATGAACATCACGGATAAAGCTTGCAAGGACAAGACTAACTGA